In Nicotiana tabacum cultivar K326 chromosome 19, ASM71507v2, whole genome shotgun sequence, one DNA window encodes the following:
- the LOC107797343 gene encoding B3 domain-containing protein Os01g0234100-like isoform X1 yields MAISAMNSSKKSPLLSSSKKRVLEIKEKLLRKRALGPSKTNKVKNGDTKKLRICPEKKTYKTSTVDANSSAMLRAEEVQANLPSHFPSFVKYMLHSHVSRGFWLSFPRKFCDSYLPKNDDTVVLVDENEEEFATKYLIDKNGLSGGWRGFSIAHNLLEGDFLVFQLIQPCKFKVYIIRENNLTEIDGAISLLNLDFHARPIKSDQSEDMKICEAKEQKYLEPPVHQDVKQEEAILIPDSDQGPASDQCGSDSDNGSEVLSIRFSESRLEFKDVKDFSGFNILVDGLIIDAEIPAHIRTKYYYLCCTQKSFLHEHLLGGLNCKLAAGMITETVNIADAIRASKISIPRDFLETWDNTLKGFECLGMEVGFLRARLGKLINMSCESDSILLSKRVELAEAKEEMRNLEEKVLKVKQVIQKLDSEIEALTLKDTSFELKFKALAAAPW; encoded by the exons ATGGCAATCTCAGCTATGAATTCCTCCAAGAAAAGCCCTCTCCTTTCTTCCTCAAAG AAAAGGGTACTAGAAATCAAGGAAAAACTCCTCAGGAAAAGGGCTTTGGGTCCAAGTAAAACCAACAAG GTGAAAAATGGAGACACTAAGAAGCTTCGAATATG TCCTGAAAAGAAGACATACAAAACTAGCACTGTGGATGCAAACTCATCAGCCATGCTGCGGGCCGAAGAAGTTCAAGCAAATTTGCCCTCTCACTTTCCTAGTTTTGTCAAGTATATGCTCCATTCACATGTCAGTCGTGGATTTTGGTTG AGTTTCCCAAGAAAATTTTGTGACTCTTATTTGCCAAAGAATGATGATACTGTTGTTTTGGTGGACGAAAATGAAGAAGAATTTGCTACCAAGTACCTTATTGATAAGAACGGATTAAGTGGGGGTTGGAGAGGTTTTTCCATTGCTCACAACCTGCTTGAAGGGGATTTCTTAGTCTTCCAGTTGATCCAACCCTGCAAATTTAAG GTATATATAATAAGAGAAAACAACTTGACAGAAATTGATGGTGCTATTAGTCTTCTAAATCTGGATTTTCATGCTAGACCAATCAAGTCAG ATCAAAGTGAGGACATGAAAATTTGTGAAGCAAAAGAACAAAAGTACTTGGAGCCTCCTGTCCATCAAGATGTCAAACAAGAAGAAGCCATATTGATACCCGACTCAGACCAAGGCCCTGCATCAGATCAATGTGGGAGTGATAGCGATAATGGCTCTGAAGTTTTAAGCATTAGATTTTCAGAATCGAGacttgaattcaaagatgtgaaGGACTTCTCTGGTTTCAACATTCTTGTGGATGGATTGATCATAGATGCTGAGATTCCAGCACACATTCGGACCAAATACTACTATCTTTGCTGCACTCAGAAGTCATTTCTCCATGAGCATTTACTTGGTGGACTAAATTGCAAGCTAGCTGCCGGAATGATCACTGAGACTGTGAATATTGCTGATGCCATTAGAGCTTCCAAGATTTCGATCCCTCGTGATTTTCTTGAGACTTGGGACAATACATTGAAAGGGTTCGAGTGTTTAGGCATGGAAGTTGGATTTTTACGTGCAAGGCTTGGTAAGCTTATTAACATGTCATGTGAATCAGATAGCATTCTTCTGTCAAAGAGAGTTGAACTAGCTGAAGCAAAAGAGGAAATGAGGAATCTTGAAGAAAAGGTTTTGAAAGTGAAACAAGTGATACAGAAGTTAGACTCTGAAATTGAGGCTTTAACATTAAAAGACACGAGTTTTGAGCTCAAATTCAAGGCACTGGCAGCTGCTCCATGGTAA
- the LOC107797343 gene encoding B3 domain-containing protein Os01g0234100-like isoform X2, with translation MLRAEEVQANLPSHFPSFVKYMLHSHVSRGFWLSFPRKFCDSYLPKNDDTVVLVDENEEEFATKYLIDKNGLSGGWRGFSIAHNLLEGDFLVFQLIQPCKFKVYIIRENNLTEIDGAISLLNLDFHARPIKSDQSEDMKICEAKEQKYLEPPVHQDVKQEEAILIPDSDQGPASDQCGSDSDNGSEVLSIRFSESRLEFKDVKDFSGFNILVDGLIIDAEIPAHIRTKYYYLCCTQKSFLHEHLLGGLNCKLAAGMITETVNIADAIRASKISIPRDFLETWDNTLKGFECLGMEVGFLRARLGKLINMSCESDSILLSKRVELAEAKEEMRNLEEKVLKVKQVIQKLDSEIEALTLKDTSFELKFKALAAAPW, from the exons ATGCTGCGGGCCGAAGAAGTTCAAGCAAATTTGCCCTCTCACTTTCCTAGTTTTGTCAAGTATATGCTCCATTCACATGTCAGTCGTGGATTTTGGTTG AGTTTCCCAAGAAAATTTTGTGACTCTTATTTGCCAAAGAATGATGATACTGTTGTTTTGGTGGACGAAAATGAAGAAGAATTTGCTACCAAGTACCTTATTGATAAGAACGGATTAAGTGGGGGTTGGAGAGGTTTTTCCATTGCTCACAACCTGCTTGAAGGGGATTTCTTAGTCTTCCAGTTGATCCAACCCTGCAAATTTAAG GTATATATAATAAGAGAAAACAACTTGACAGAAATTGATGGTGCTATTAGTCTTCTAAATCTGGATTTTCATGCTAGACCAATCAAGTCAG ATCAAAGTGAGGACATGAAAATTTGTGAAGCAAAAGAACAAAAGTACTTGGAGCCTCCTGTCCATCAAGATGTCAAACAAGAAGAAGCCATATTGATACCCGACTCAGACCAAGGCCCTGCATCAGATCAATGTGGGAGTGATAGCGATAATGGCTCTGAAGTTTTAAGCATTAGATTTTCAGAATCGAGacttgaattcaaagatgtgaaGGACTTCTCTGGTTTCAACATTCTTGTGGATGGATTGATCATAGATGCTGAGATTCCAGCACACATTCGGACCAAATACTACTATCTTTGCTGCACTCAGAAGTCATTTCTCCATGAGCATTTACTTGGTGGACTAAATTGCAAGCTAGCTGCCGGAATGATCACTGAGACTGTGAATATTGCTGATGCCATTAGAGCTTCCAAGATTTCGATCCCTCGTGATTTTCTTGAGACTTGGGACAATACATTGAAAGGGTTCGAGTGTTTAGGCATGGAAGTTGGATTTTTACGTGCAAGGCTTGGTAAGCTTATTAACATGTCATGTGAATCAGATAGCATTCTTCTGTCAAAGAGAGTTGAACTAGCTGAAGCAAAAGAGGAAATGAGGAATCTTGAAGAAAAGGTTTTGAAAGTGAAACAAGTGATACAGAAGTTAGACTCTGAAATTGAGGCTTTAACATTAAAAGACACGAGTTTTGAGCTCAAATTCAAGGCACTGGCAGCTGCTCCATGGTAA